The following are encoded together in the Acanthochromis polyacanthus isolate Apoly-LR-REF ecotype Palm Island chromosome 14, KAUST_Apoly_ChrSc, whole genome shotgun sequence genome:
- the gja5a gene encoding gap junction protein, alpha 5a has product MGDWSLLGNFLEEVQEHSTSVGKVWLTILFIFRILVLGTAAESSWGDEQSDFLCDTQQPGCTNVCYDSAFPIAHIRYWVLQIVFVSTPSLIYMGHAMHTVRREEKRRRREQEEREERGEGEGDLEGEKEYLQQKETGKVVGSDGTGRVRLKGALLQTYVLSILIRTVMEVTFIVVQYLIYGVFLKVLYLCKAWPCPNPVNCYMSRPTEKNVFIIFMLVVAGVSLLLSVLELYHLGWKSMRHCVRKKVMQRKNHRAVTVAVTAALECNTPPRPSTSCTPPPDFNQCLTTPSPMNPISSMASHPFNTRMALQQNSVNLATERHHSCDNLEDEEDFLRMRYEQPASELPNSCSPLPLLQSGYMKDKRRLSKTSGSSSRARQDDLAV; this is encoded by the coding sequence ATGGGGGACTGGAGTCTCCTGGGGAATTTCCTAGAGGAGGTCCAGGAACACTCCACCTCAGTTGGGAAGGTCTGGCTCACCATCCTCTTCATCTTTCGCATCCTGGTGCTGGGCACAGCGGCTGAGTCGTCCTGGGGCGACGAGCAGAGCGACTTCCTGTGTGACACTCAGCAGCCCGGTTGCACTAACGTTTGTTATGACAGCGCCTTCCCCATCGCCCACATCCGCTACTGGGTGCTGCAGATCGTTTTTGTGTCCACGCCGTCTCTCATCTACATGGGCCACGCCATGCACACGGTGCgcagggaggagaagaggaggaggagagagcaggaggagagggaggaaagggGGGAAGGCGAGGGAGACCTGGAGGGGGAGAAGGAATATCTCCAGCAGAAGGAGACCGGAAAGGTGGTAGGATCTGATGGGACTGGGCGTGTTCGCTTAAAAGGGGCCCTCCTGCAGACTTACGTCCTGAGCATCTTGATCCGTACCGTGATGGAGGTGACTTTCATAGTGGTGCAGTATCTCATCTATGGGGTGTTCCTCAAGGTGTTGTACCTCTGCAAGGCCTGGCCCTGTCCCAACCCCGTCAACTGCTACATGTCTCGGCCCACAGAGAAGAAtgtcttcatcatcttcatgcTGGTGGTGGCCGGCGtatctctgctgctctctgtgttGGAGCTCTACCACCTGGGATGGAAGAGCATGAGGCACTGTGTACGCAAAAAGGTGATGCAAAGGAAGAACCACAGAGCCGTGACGGTGGCCGTGACTGCAGCTTTGGAGTGCAACACCCCGCCTCGACCCTCCACCTCCTGCACCCCGCCTCCTGATTTCAACCAGTGCCTGACAACCCCGAGCCCCATGAACCCCATTTCCTCCATGGCCTCGCATCCATTCAACACCAGAATGGCGCTGCAGCAGAACTCGGTCAACCTGGCCACCGAGCGTCATCACAGCTGTGACAACCTTGAGGACGAGGAGGACTTTCTGAGGATGAGATACGAGCAGCCGGCCTCGGAGCTGCCCAACAGCTGCTCCCCGCTGCCACTGCTGCAGTCCGGCTACATGAAGGACAAACGGCGCCTCAGCAAAACCAGTGGCTCCAGTAGCCGGGCACGCCAAGATGACCTGGCAGTGTAG
- the bcl9 gene encoding B-cell CLL/lymphoma 9 protein, whose translation MLEVQEERPAAAGTAATHFSKKERGKKERDEAKDGRGNLSNIGNPVPGSRNRPKAPLTHTGSPHQLITPPCSVVLGAPSMHSNRIKNSPSTNTQSPKPKTEAMVRSPPVMSPSTAAQMDSKMPNQGKPGSTGSQSQPSPCDPKTLGAKGAQNVAGGMGLKNGQGLTSGTSSKVKVKRERSTSVESFEQPESGTPTSEEKDSSRVKRMCVAERRQPYSGADWCSGGESDEDDKGFFNCNSSDVKPQDSVTHSTSNAGLSRSSTPSHNTLGGQGSTTEPATGQKPGSKLVYVFTTEMANKAADAVLTGHTENIIAFHMKNISNSKDKAHLLLNNAASVLRNDSKPPQQPPSHAQDQSHQPGSKPSLPGMTEPAPPQPSNQGSQSGVLPQEGSSSTGMESKNIPGSSPSNNTAPVDQAPVPQPEAGLNPPTSVDGGQGGGSSGAGLTPQQQQQQQLAQELLNMEANTEGLSQEQLEHRQRSLQTLRDIQRMLFPDDRDAPPAGPPQSHGGPHDGGPDGAPRRPEQGPLQAMMAQSQSLGPPGGPGGPRPQGPPFGPPHGSRDMPPFPQDEMGPHMGGPGGCGEGDQMTPEQVAWLKLQQEFYEEKRKKQEMQHRPLPPDMMMHPHGPRGMMRGPPPPYQMGPGEMWGGPGGPPDHYPERMGMGPGPRGMPPHMQRMPGFSGMMNPEMEGPPRPGMGWPDDMPPRMGEARGFPGGPGAMFPGPGARGERFPNPQSVQEAMFHQGMGGEKGLPPGMMMDMQRMMGHQRGGMEPGNGMGMFPRMPGDGPMSPSSRLQGMGGREMGPEFGMGPGPGPGPHMHPSKLRDPPMNMSPDEIMRMRGGGGPPMENMGPQGRPMQGPPFPEQTQSGDFPMGPGRPFPGGPGGMRGPHADQAFGPEHRSTPTGGNGRINHLPSAGGPAQGQRGRKPADLNVQAGGGNSPSVNPLKSPPLRQVQSPMMGSPSGNLKSPQTPSQLAGMLTGPTGPSAPPAPPPSAPMKSPHSMMGSAGASPVHMRSPSLPNPSPGWASSPKPPMQSPGVPPQGGKPPLSITSPNMMGGMDQGGNGPPSAPPSSGAPSGSMSLPGNVPSGSTYTIPPEPTLSQNPLSIMMSRMSKFAMPSSTPLYHDAIKTVASSDDDSPPARSPNLPSVNNNGMAMNHQGNPRMMGPGNAGPMPALSPLGMNPMGSQPLSHGMPPQMPSPNAPNMGPGMMPHGMMIPPNPQEPGMANPQMMPQGRMGYPHRSQGYPLTQSPSQQGPFSPHNGPGPQGFPGHPMGFQGEGGPMGGRMGNMPHGGGGDGGMCKPNTPGGPEFNNMQGGFSDADLHEVMRPGASGIPEFDLSRIIPSEKPSQTLSYFPRGGGDNPGGKPPHPSAFPMQGMMGDGPPRMGMPMQGMGGMSGGPGGGMGPQDMPMGNPGHNSMRPPGFMGQGMMGPQHRMMSPGGPGGMMQGRQMAHPGPGGSPNMMMSLQGMGGPPQQTMMMGGQMRPRDMDMGFSPGPGMF comes from the exons ATGTTGGAGGTCCAAGAGGAGAGGCCAGCGGCGGCAGGTACAGCAGCGACACATTTCAGCAAGAAGGAGCGAggcaagaaagagagagacgagGCCAAGGACGGTCGGGGAAACCTGTCGAACATTGGAAATCCTGTTCCTGGATCCAGGAACCGACCAAAAGcgccactcacacacacaggcagtCCACACCAGCTGATCACTCCACCCTGTTCTGTAGTCCTGGGAGCCCCATCAATGCACTCCAATAGGATAAAGAACTCCCCATCCACCAACACACAGAG ccCTAAACCTAAGACGGAGGCCATGGTACGATCACCTCCTGTCATGTCCCCCTCCACTGCCGCCCAGATGGACTCTAAAATGCCCAATCAGGGCAAACCAGGGAGCACAggcagccaatcacagccctCACCCTGTGACCCCAAGACCTTGGGTGCCAAAGGGGCTCAGAATGTTGCAGGGGGAATGGGGTTAAAGAACGGCCAGGGTCTCACGTCTGGTACAAGCTCTAAGGTGAAAGTCAAAAGGGAGAGAAGCACCTCGGTGGAGTCGTTTGAGCAGCCAGAGAGCGGCACGCCTACCAGTGAGGAAAAAG ATAGTAGCAGGGTGAAGAGGATGTGTGTGGCAGAGAGGAGGCAGCCATACAGTGGAGCTGACTGGTGCTCTGGGGGAGAAAGTGACGAAGATGACAAAGGATTCTTCA ACTGTAACTCCAGCGATGTGAAGCCCCAGGACTCTGTCACACATTCTACCTCCAATGCCGGACTCAGTCGCTCCTCCACTCCCTCCCACAATACGCTAGGAGGCCAAGGCTCCACGACAGAACCTGCTACTGGCCAGAAACCAGGCTCCAAACTCGTTTATGTCTTCACCACAGAGATGGCAAATAA GGCAGCTGATGCAGTTCTAACTGGCCATACAGAAAACATCATTGCCTTCCACATGAAAAACATCTCCAACAGCAAGGACAAAGCTCACCTCCTCTTG AACAATGCAGCAAGTGTCCTGCGAAATGACTCCAAGCCTCCCCAGCAACCCCCGTCCCATGCCCAAGATCAGAGCCACCAGCCTGGATCAAAGCCGTCCTTACCTGGCATGACAGAGCCAGCTCCACCCCAGCCTTCAAATCAAGGAAGCCAGTCTGGTGTTCTTCCACAAGAAGGGTCATCCTCTACAGGCATGGAATCCAAAAATATTCCTGGCAGTAGCCCAAGTAACAACACAGCCCCAGTTGACCAGGCCCCTGTCCCCCAACCTGAGGCAGGCCTCAACCCTCCAACATCAGTTGACGGAGGGCAAGGAGGAGGCTCTAGTGGAGCAGGTCTGACacctcaacagcagcagcagcagcagctggcccAGGAGCTGTTGAACATGGAGGCCAACACAGAGGGTCTGTCCCAAGAACAGTTGGAACATCGCCAGCGCTCCCTGCAGACCTTGCGAGATATTCAGCGGATGCTTTTCCCTGATGACCGTGACGCCCCACCAGCTGGTCCTCCACAGTCCCATGGTGGACCACATGATGGGGGTCCTGATGGTGCACCTCGAAGGCCTGAGCAGGGTCCCCTGCAGGCTATGATGGCACAGTCTCAAAGCCTTGGACCGCCAGGTGGACCAGGAGGACCGCGTCCACAAGGCCCACCTTTTGGCCCCCCCCATGGTTCCAGGGACATGCCCCCATTTCCACAAGATGAAATGGGTCCACACATGGGAGGTCCAGGGGGCTGTGGAGAAGGAGATCAGATGACCCCAGAACAAGTGGCTTGGTTGAAACTACAGCAGGAGTTTTAtgaagagaagaggaagaaacaagAAATGCAACACCGACCACTTCCTCCAGACATGATGATGCATCCCCATGGTCCACGTGGCATGATGCGAGGACCTCCTCCTCCCTATCAGATGGGCCCAGGAGAGATGTGGGGAGGACCAGGTGGGCCACCAGATCACTACCCAGAACGCATGGGCATGGGTCCAGGTCCCAGAGGTATGCCCCCACATATGCAGAGGATGCCTGGTTTCTCAGGTATGATGAATCCTGAGATGGAGGGACCCCCAAGGCCTGGAATGGGCTGGCCTGATGACATGCCTCCACGGATGGGAGAAGCACGAGGCTTCCCTGGAGGTCCTGGGGCAATGTTTCCCGGTCCAGGTGCTCGTGGTGAGCGTTTCCCAAACCCTCAGTCAGTCCAAGAAGCAATGTTCCACCAAGGAATGGGTGGAGAGAAGGGCCTCCCTCCTGGGATGATGATGGACATGCAGAGAATGATGGGGCACCAAAGAGGTGGAATGGAACCTGGTAATGGCATGGGTATGTTTCCCAGAATGCCTGGTGATGGTCCTATGAGTCCATCATCTAGGCTCCAGGGAATGGGGGGCAGAGAAATGGGGCCTGAGTTTGGCATGGGGCCTGGCCCTGGGCCAGGACCTCATATGCACCCTTCCAAACTACGAGATCCCCCCATGAATATGAGTCCTGATGAGATAATGAGAATGAGGGGAGGCGGAGGACCTCCAATGGAAAACATGGGTCCACAAGGCAGACCTATGCAGGGTCCTCCCTTCCCTGAGCAGACACAGTCAGGAGACTTTCCTATGGGACCTGGGCGGCCCTTCCCTGGGGGTCCTGGAGGAATGAGGGGTCCACATGCAGACCAAGCTTTTGGTCCAGAGCACAGATCTACACCAACAGGAGGTAATGGCCGTATTAACCATCTCCCTTCTGCTGGTGGTCCAGCACAAGGTCAGAGGGGCCGCAAGCCAGCAGATCTGAATGTCCAAGCAGGTGGGGGGAACTCTCCTAGTGTTAACCCACTTAAGTCCCCTCCTCTGAGGCAAGTGCAGTCCCCTATGATGGGCTCTCCCTCGGGAAACCTAAAATCTCCTCAAACACCGTCCCAGCTGGCTGGCATGCTCACTGGTCCCACAGGCCCCAGCgcccctccagctcctccacctTCAGCACCAATGAAGTCTCCCCACTCCATGATGGGTTCAGCAGGTGCCTCTCCTGTTCATATGAGGTCTCCTTCTCTTCCTAACCCGTCCCCAGGATGGGCCTCCTCACCAAAACCACCCATGCAGAGTCCTGGAGTGCCACCTCAGGGTGGCAAGCCACCCCTCAGTATCACTTCACCAAACATGATGGGCGGCATGGACCAAG GTGGTAACGGTCCTCCCTCAGCCCCTCCTTCATCAGGGGCTCCATCTGGCTCCATGTCTCTCCCCGGAAACGTCCCGTCTGGCAGTACATACACCATACCCCCTGAACCAACACTATCCCAGAATCCTCTCTCCATCATGATGTCACGCATGTCCAAGTTTGCAATGCCCAGCTCCACCCCACTTTACCACGATGCCATAAAGACTGTTGCCAGCTCTGATGATGACTCGCCTCCAGCTCGCTCCCCTAACCTGCCTTCAGTGAACAATAATG GTATGGCAATGAATCACCAAGGCAATCCACGTATGATGGGACCTGGAAACGCCGGACCCATGCCTGCCCTCAGCCCTCTGGGTATGAATCCAATGGGATCCCAGCCTCTCTCCCATGGCATGCCCCCACAAATGCCCTCTCCCAATGCCCCTAATATGGGCCCAGGCATGATGCCTCATGGCATGATGATACCACCAAATCCCCAAGAGCCTGGTATGGCAAATCCTCAAATGATGCCCCAGGGACGGATGGGTTACCCTCACCGAAGCCAGGGATATCCTCTCACGCAGTCCCCTTCCCAGCAGGGTCCTTTCTCTCCGCACAATGGTCCTGGTCCCCAAGGTTTCCCTGGCCATCCCATGGGCTTCCAGGGAGAGGGAGGACCTATGGGAGGACGAATGGGGAATATGCCTCATGGAGGAGGGGGTGATGGGGGTATGTGCAAGCCCAACACTCCTGGCGGGCCAGAATTCAACAACATGCAAGGTGGATTCAGTGACGCAGACCTTCATGAGGTGATGCGGCCGGGAGCTTCTGGCATTCCTGAGTTTGACCTGTCCCGGATAATCCCATCAGAGAAGCCCAGCCAAACTCTGTCTTATTTCCCCCGAGGTGGAGGAGACAACCCTGGTGGAAAGCCACCGCATCCGTCTGCCTTTCCAATGCAGGGCATGATGGGTGATGGTCCACCAAGGATGGGGATGCCCATGCAGGGGATGGGGGGGATGTCAGGGGGACCTGGTGGGGGAATGGGTCCCCAAGACATGCCAATGGGCAACCCTGGACACAATTCAATGCGGCCACCAGGATTCATGGGCCAAGGCATGATGGGCCCCCAGCACCGGATGATGTCCCCTGGGGGTCCGGGAGGGATGATGCAGGGGAGACAAATGGCCCACCCAGGCCCTGGCGGCTCACCTAAtatgatgatgtcactgcagggCATGGGTGGCCCCCCACAGCAGACAATGATGATGGGGGGTCAGATGAGGCCGCGTGACATGGACATGGGGTTCAGTCCGGGCCCTGGAATGTTCTAA
- the acp6 gene encoding lysophosphatidic acid phosphatase type 6 — MRNLWGRACMIGSVSAAFGSMLWSQQKTEPDQVASSCPSSDTNPSSPYELKLVQVLFRHGARTPLRSIPDVMEAQWVPALLDPPPHTHINYVVTDLHGGPQPPAPVEDNYRKSLLPGGTYPGQLTTVGMQQLYELGKRLRRRYIEESNFLNATFSPAEVYVRSTNIVRTIESAKCLIAGLFQQKQKEIVPIVTSEAESEILYPNFHGCKLLKTLAGHRWAESATLPDIAADLQSIQSALGIAAHQHVDFILIRDDMVAREIHGLPCPPALDTWRNKVEQRAVDMMCHVLEPSKREHLQLSVGPLLHTLVDNIEAKLQGTSSEPNRKLFLYSVHDTTLMPCLMALGIFDMRWPPYAADITVELHQKKQTNETFVKVSYTGQDQLIPGCSGVYCPLQEFKQVVSAYSLSSELYQSICDSTGGLTEP, encoded by the exons ATGAGGAATCTATGGGGCAGAGCCTGCATGATCGGTTCGGTGTCTGCAGCTTTCGGCTCGATGCTGTGGTCACAACAGAAGACTGAACCGGATCAGGTTGCCTCTAGTTGCCCTTCCTCTGACACAAACCCCAGCTCTCCCTACGAGCTGAAACTGGTCCAAGTCTTGTTCCGACACGGCGCTCGAACGCCTCTGAGGTCGATACCTGATGTGATGGag GCCCAGTGGGTGCCAGCGCTCTTGGATCCGCCACCACACACCCACATCAACTACGTAGTGACAGATCTCCATGGTGGCCCCCAACCTCCAGCTCCTGTAGAAGACAACTATCGGAAAAGCTTGCTGCCC GGTGGAACGTACCCCGGTCAGCTGACCACAGTGGGCATGCAGCAGCTGTACGAACTGGGCAAGAGGCTAAGGAGGAGATACATCGAGGAGAGTAACTTCCTCAATGCCACATTTAGCCCAGCTGAGGTCTA cgTGCGCTCCACTAACATTGTGAGGACCATCGAATCTGCCAAGTGCCTGATAGCGGGGCTCttccagcaaaaacaaaaag AAATCGTGCCTATAGTAACGTCGGAGGCAGAATCGGAAATCCTGTATCCTAATTTTCACGGATGCAAGCTGCTCAAAACCCTTGCCGG CCACCGCTGGGCAGAGTCGGCCACTCTGCCAGACATTGCAGCAGACCTGCAGAGCATCCAGAGCGCGTTGGGGATCGCTGCTCACCAGCACGTCgacttcatcctcattagggatGACATGGTTGCCAGAGAG ATCCATGGCCTGCCCTGCCCACCGGCACTGGACACCTGGAGGAATAAAGTGGAACAGAGAGCCGTGGACATGATGTGCCACGTTTTAGAACCCAGCAAAAG GGAGCACTTGCAGCTGTCTGTAGGACCCCTCCTGCATACACTAGTAGACAACATTGAGGCAAAACTACAGGGCACCTCATCCGAGCCAAACAG GAAGCTGTTCTTGTATTCTGTACACGACACCACTCTGATGCCCTGTCTGATGGCTCTGGGGATTTTTGACATGAGATGGCCACCGTATGCCGCCGATATCACTGTGGAGCTGCATCAGAAGAAGCAGACCAATGAGACCTTCGTTAAAGTGTCATACACAGGCCAG GATCAGCTTATACCAGGGTGTAGTGGAGTCTACTGCCCCCTACAGGAGTTCAAACAGGTCGTTTCAGCCTACTCACTCAGCTCCGAACTCTACCAGTCAATTTGTGACAGCACAGGAGGCTTGACCGAGCCATGA